AGTaagggaaaatgcaaatttaaaacaaGAGACTTGGTTCTCCCTGCTGAAAATAAAGGAgaagcctcaccaggtggtggcacagtggatagagtgtcaacttgggatgctgagaacccaggttcgaaaccctgagatcgctggcttgagcatgggctcatccagcttgtgtgcaggtcgccagcttgagcgtgcgatcattgacatgacctcatggtcgctggcttgagcccaaaagtcactagcttgattGAGCATTGAGTCACTAGCTCAGTGGGagcccctcaatcaaggcacgtatgagaagcaatcaatgaacaatcaaagTGCCaaaagtatgagttgatgcttctcatctctctctctcttctcatctatctctgtctctctggcttaTACATgcagttaaagaaaaaagaaaagaaaggaggagactTTCCCTCTCCCATACCTTCATTTTCTTTCAGACTTTCTCTGTCCTTTTCAAATGTATGTTAATCATTTTAATGGCCAAATAAGCCTCTCAACAGTCTCAGGACTCAAGATTGTTTTCTCAACAACTGGAGAGTGATTGTTTTGAAAAGTAGTCTTCAAAGAAGATAATGGGGCCTATGTTATCACCTGACTCCAAATTGCAAAACTTAATGAATGTAATGGATTGCATCCACTTAGCTCCAGGCAAGAGTAAGACTTCTTTCTGGTTCTGCAGTCAGGTTAGTGGGTTGCTCATGATGTATATCACATTCTGGCTTAATGCTTGttcaataataaaactgttttctttcttctctactcCTGTGGAAAATTTCTCTGGGTAAGATTTTGTTCTTAGTTATATTTTTGCAACagtggccttgagcaagtcacttaacctacCAGAATACTGAGCTCAATCCtaatgggtttttttgtggggatGAAACGAGATTATGCATAGAAAATTTTAGAACAGGATGGCACATAGAAAGCTCTTCAAAAACATGAgctattattttttcccttttgtagcatttttcattcatttttatagtaaCATCATTTTGAAGAGTGGGTTCAGATTTCTTCTACTTGGTCTGCTTTAGTCTTGTTCTTCGGTTAGTTTTACCATTTCAATTTTGCTCGGCTgcctttttatttccaaaatgctAACTTCTCTCTGGATGCCCAGTAAGAAAGTGCTGCCAGTTCCCTAGATGAAAGGTTCTATCAGCTACACGTGAAGCAtatgcccagtgcctggcacagagtagggaGTCATCCTCAACAAGCCCGCCCCCAGGGCCCTCACCTTCGTAGGACCAGTTGTTGTTGAAGGTCTGGGTCAAGGCCTGCATCTCCTGCAGGAGGACGGAGTCTGCCTGGGAGGAAGTTTCGCCCCCATCCTCCTCTTCCagaacctcctcttcctcctcagggtCTGGGGAGTTTTGCATCATTTCCTCAATCTCCTCAATTACCTGAAGAAGGTACACAAGAGACTGCTCACTCTGTCCTTTCTTGGAGGAACATTCAGGCTTGAATTTTGATCAGGTAAGGATATTTCTAATTTGCTCTCTGCAAAACCTCTAAAGTAATATtgttacttaataaatattaaataataataaaaatagatctGACCAAATGCTTATacatactctctctcttttttaatgtaaagCTTCTTCCAAGAACACCATTTAGATGAGTGCTTTATTGGAAATAAATGACTCTTTCAGGAAATGAAGCAGAGCTGCCTGGAAAGGAACATTTACTTCAATTTGCTGAGCACTTTATTTCTAAGtgggaaaatattttatccaCCCAACTTTAACACAAAACCTAGTCCATTCGTTGTTACAATGCATATGAGTGGGGCTGGGGGGAGTGTTCCTAGAACAACTCAAAATGTGAGGTTTTTTACATAGAAGGAAACAGCTATTTCTCCAGAATTCTCGACAGGAACTAAAGCTGCTTGCCAACCagtaaaaataaaggtaataaagGCTATGGAGGGTCTGGAGAGCAGAAAATGGATAAGAAATCCAGCTCTATCTAGACTATTGGTTATTGGTAGGATACATCTCCTGGAAGTTAGAGTAAAATTAGGTAATGTAGTggccagcctgacctgcggtggcgcagtggataaagtgtcgacctggaatgctgaggtcaccagttcaaaaccatgcacttgtctgctcaaggcacatatgggagttgatgcttcctgctcctcccccctttctctctctctccccccctcactccctctcttctctaaaatgaataaataaaataaaaataaattaattaatttaaaaaattttaaattagataatGGCCAAAGGAATAAGGGTGAACAACTTTGTACCCTAGCTGTTTACACATGAAGAAAGCAGAATGAGCAAAGCCTACTTCTGAAAGGACTCCATAGATGAGTCTGGTCATAGCAGCGACCTGATTTATGCATTTTTCTGTTCTTGATGCTGTGAGAGACACCAGCTTCGAGACCACTGGACGGTGGTCTTTGAAGTAGGTTTCTTCATGTTAGGCCGAACCAAAGATAAGAAGACTTATGGTGCCCTCCTTTAGAATAATTGTTTTATTCCCAAAACTTCTCATCTCTATTTCTCATCTCTATTTTGATCAGGTAAGAAATATCCTTACCTGATCAAAATTCAAGCCCAAATGTCCCTCCAAGAAATAGAAGATGAGAAGGTTtgagaataaaacaaatttagaGGATACTCAATCTTCGACTATGGAAAGCCATTCATAGAATGTAACCAAATAGCACAACCCCCTTTAGAATTGTATGGCtgaacttctctttctctcacaataGTTATTATTGAATAGTGTCCCTGAATTGTATTTCTCCTAAAATTCATAAGAATAACTGTTagcccttatttttttaaatctggtttCCTTCCGCCCCTTTATTCTTACCTGTCTATATCCCAGTCATTGACACAGATACAAGGCGTTCCTTTCACAGAACCGCACTCTGGCACCCCAGGCTCCCAGTGGCTTTTTCAGAACTACTTTGTAAAAAACACTTATATGGTGCCTTCTCAAAACAGCCGCCCAAACATTTGTCAATTAAAAGGTTTAATAAGGAATCCAGAGATCTATTATTCTCCTTCAGTAATAAACTATTAAAGCCAAAATAGAATTAACTCAATCAAATGTGAAGCACTATATCTTTTTACACTATATCATTTTTACAAAGAGACACAAGTGTCTCTAAGACTCCTTTCGGAAGGCTCAAAattttcagtgttccttgaaatatgagaaaatatCCACAACACAAAAGCCTAAGCCACCTCTCCTATTTTTGGAAGAACAGGTACTTGGGACTGTTTCAGTGTCTTGACAACGACTTATAATAAGAGGTTTAGTGGTCAGTAAAATCAGTAAACTCTGGGCCTGCCTCTGGCTGTCACCAAACACAGAGCCCGCCCTCCCCTGCTGTGAGGAATTATGTTCCTGTTCACAGCAGGTGGGTAAATTgaggtaaaaaaagaaaggaaatccctTCTGAAAAATACTCCCCAAGCCATCAACACAGCCACCATAACACTACATTTTTCCTTCTGCCTTACATGGATGTGATTAGGATATTCTCTTAAACATTTTCTCtagcaaaaagaaaagccaagaaaTTCCAGTTACCAAGGGAGACACTCATACCTGGTCTGCTGTGAGCAGAGGCTCCTCATTGATACCAGAATCCCGCTCACTCTTCTCATTgaactcttcttcttctttgtcatGGAtctgaaggggagggggagggagatggaCCTCTGATTGACCATCAGCAGAACTATGATTCTCTCTAATCTCTAGATAGAACTGCCACTGCCTGACACTCTAGCCACCCACTGGGTAAAGAGGGTGTCTGACAGGTGTCTAGGGTTCTGTCCCATCTCAAGCGTGCCCCAGCTACACCGCAGGCATCACTGAGTGCGGCGTGGAAAAGACAGTGAGGGATGAGTGGCCAGCGCCATTCTGACTCAAAGGGAGCAGCATCAACCTTTCCCCCCACACAGGTCATCCTTGTGTGCACAAGATGCTTCTCACGGTGAGTGATACTGCAACCAGTTCCTGCAGCAAATGCAGGAGTTTCAACCTGGAAGTTTGTTTCCAGAATTTACATTACTAGGCATTTTAATGGATAGGCTGCTTCAGTCCAAAGAGTCATGCTTTCAGAATTTGATAAAACACCATCCTGTTATTGGAATCTAGGTATGGCATCACAACTGGTAAAGGCTGTAatgtgtccatctggggcatgctACAGATAACCTAACCACATGAACTACAGAACAAACTAAACAGtaaaaaatatcaaacatttCCCCTGTATCTCCAAAATTCCATTATCCCAAGTAAGATTCTGCAAGTTCATAaccattaagattttattttatttttttatttctctaaaacttTATTCAGTTATTCCCCTCACTGTCTGTGAGGTGTACAGTTAATTCTCTGCCGGTATTACTAGGCCTGTCCATTGCTGGCAATGGGCGTTGAGAAAACCTATTTTCTGACACTCAAACGTTCAATTACTCTTTCCAAACCACACCAAACTCCCAATACCTGTGAAAGTATTGCATGCACCATTTCCCCATCAGTCTTTAAATCTGAACCTCCATCATCAACCTATATCAGTAAGtgttaaaatgaaatcattttaacAAATTATGACTGTACAAATCAAAATACCATTAGTTAATATTAGACAAGAGTATTTTACAAACAGTACATATTACCTTGCAATTTGTAACATTACATATTTGTGTAAGTTCATTTTAGATAAGTGAAACTTCACAGAATTGAACagcaaataaagtttaaaattttaattctgtacATTAGTTCCAACTATCTCTATTTTACAATCTATAAGGCTCATGTCATTGTTCAGCACCAAAAATATCTACAGAACTGTCTAACCAGTCTTACTCTACCATGTGATAGTTCCTTTTAAGGTAAAAGTCTGAGAAAATGCTTTACAGATCCTACTTCCAGATCTTGAAGTGGAACATTCATTTTGGCTGATCAAACTATGTAAAAACTtgggtttcattttttattttcattaaacaggttgtttgttttttttttaaaaaaaggacatgaatacTTACACCATGACTTTAGGCTGTCAGTCTTCACATTGAATTTATAGCACAGAAGCCTAAGAAGTCACCTAAGAATGCCTTGCCctatccttcctttttaaaatttttaaaaggcagccagaaaaatgttttctttatttttcaaagtaaggTACAAAGGTTGCAGCAACAAATTTTCTCATACACAAGTTCTAGTAAGAACTCAACGTTGTGGACCTGACCCAGGGTGGCCGAGTCCGCAGCAGCCCGAGAGGGACGCCAGCTCCTGAGAGTACCAGGCCGACAGCGCGGACGCCTGCCCAGGGCGGCACCGCTGTCAGAACCCTTTACAATCACTCGTCACCACCGGCCTGGGTAGAGAGCCACATTCCGGTTCCCAGAACCAGGGTTTCCATCCcaactcttctctctcttcagaatgtacaaagtttaaaaaaaaaacgtcTGTCTTGCCATTTTCAAACAGGGTTTGTACATATCACATGTAAGAGCACACATTCTTTAAACTAGAAGCTTTTTTCAAAAACCACAGGTACTTTCAGCAATCTTAtttgttcaaaatataaaattcttccatgttcacaaaaattaaaaattgactaGTATCTCTGCTCTTTTCTGCCGGAAGCACACGATTCATCAAACCACATTAAAAAACTAATAAGCTTCATGCATACACATGGCCAGAGAGGTATGAAGTTTCACAGAGCCCTTAACATCATTGGAGTATGGTAAGCACTGGCTAGATCACAACAGAAAGCATATTAGCAAACTGAGCAAAGCGACTTCCCAAGAACGCGGTGATTTTCCAGGCTCCATGTCAGTCACATAAAAACTTAAGCAATATGTAATCCTTTAATATTGTCCCCAGACATCCCATACCCAACCGTCCCATACATaccagccccaccccccacacagaaGGCCCGTGCTGCCCAGCCGTTCCTCAGTGCTCCCCGTTGCTGATGACAGCTGCTTCCGGGTCGGTTGCTGTCTCCGGGAGTCTTGGCACTTTCTTAGCCGGGCTTGGAATATGCTCAGCCGCTGAACTCGGGTGCACCAGCCCCACTCCTCCGTCCAGAGTGTCCTCGCTGGGGGAGGGTCGCCGGGCGTAGGTTCTCCTGTGCTTCTCGTCCACTCTCACGAGGTACCATGTCCCTTCAGCTAGCGAGTCTACCGGGCTCTGCGGGATGTAGCTGACCAGGTGATGAGTGTCCTCTCTGAGCTTCATGCTTTCAGTAAAGACAGCTGGTGCCACACAAGTTCTCAAGTCAAGCCTCGATTTAAGATCGCATAAACTTGCTGTTATTTTATCAAGAGCAGATCCTGGGGTGGCATCCTGTGTGACTTTGAGGGAGTACAGCGTGGCAGCCAAGCCGGAACCGTAGGAGAACACACCAATCCTCTTCCCTGCCAGCTGCTGCGGCGAGCACTGCGCTAGGCCAGACGCGAGGGAGCCGTACACGGATGACGTGTACATATTTCCGTTCTGATTTGATACGAGCAAAGACGCCTTTGTTTTCTGATTAAAGAGTTCAGAACTAGCCTTCATAAATGCCTTTTCCACGTCTCTGTCAAAGTAGGTATCTTCTAGTTTAACATCCCCAAAGACTTCCAAGCCACTGTAGATACTGTTTTTATCTCTGTTCTGGTCATTAAGGAAGTCGTTCAGCAGCATCCGGGCCAGAGACTTCTGAACCAGCTTACAGTAGGGTGAGTGGAAGATCATGAAGCTGAAGTCATTCAAGGTAAAATCTCTATCATTCCCCTCTTTCTGCCACTTGGCATGGATCTTTTTGCGGTAGACAGAGTAGCAGCGGTCCAAGGCGCTGAGGTAGCACTGGATGGACAGCTTCCCATCCACAACGGGATATTCAGAAAGCATGTCCGGCTTGTAGAAGTCATAGGCGTGTTGCATGTGTGTTCCACGCAGTCCTTGCTCAATAATTAAAGGAGCATTGGGCCCAATGAGCAGTGCGACGGCTCCCACTCCGCCGGTGGGCCTGGTGTTGCCTGTGGCATACACAGCTATATCTCCTGCAACTACCAGGGCATACTGGCCATCCCACGAGCTGTACTTGATCCAGTTCACAGCGGTGAAGAGCGCGGCCGTGCCCCCATAGCAGGCATTCATGGTGTCTACTCCTTCTATATCTGTGTTCCCAGACTCCTCAAAGAGCTGCATCAAATTAGTCTTCACTGACTTCGATTTGTCGATGATTGTCTCTGTTCCGACTTCCAGTCGCCCAGTGCAATCGTAAGAAAGGCTATTTCTCTCCATGAGATTCTGAACCACAGTCAAGCAAAGAGAGTTGATATCTTCTCTATCTGTGCAGAAGCCCATCTTGGCCTGGCCCAAACCAATAGTATACTTTCCAgcgtctacaccaggggtctcaaactcgcggcccaagggccacatgcggcccaccgaacaattttgtgcggcccacagactaatccacgaagttcaaaatattttggataaaattaagtaagcctaggggcctacttgtatttttcatttctctagcatcctagctagatattagcttagttaacagcagttgtgatgcgaactacagtttccggtcgttttgtgacactgagtaaactgcatgtacgattgtgcttgttgtactgatttttttttgttttcaactgcagtgagaaaagtgttgtgtaacagttgccttttgtagacctagtgcggcccgccaaagggctgtgatcttgctctgcggcccacatgctgagttgagtttgagacccctggtctacaccaTCGTATTTTTCCAACTCTGCTTGGTCAACATATTGAGAAGGAAAATAGATCTCAAGGGCAACAATTCCCACATCTTTTGGCCAGCAGGCTTCTGCATTCAAAGGAAGTGAGCCAGGCATGGTGAAAGAGCTGTGTAAGGGACAAAGGACTTCAGTCTCCAGGTCTGTCACTCTGCGTCCTCCTTCAGGCACCAAAGGTGACCTGGCAACCGCGGGAAAAGAGAGCAAGCCACGAAAGGCACAGTCCCATTAAGATTTTAGATGTTGATGTCCAATAAGGAATTCATAGTGTATCTAGCTTTACTGACCATATCCAAAACAACCACAGTCTGGCATTTATCGATATGTTCAAATCCTAGAAAAAATAAAGCGTTAAACCACCTAACAAGCTGCTTATGTTCAGAAGTCTGATTTGAAAGTCATAGGAGCTGGCATGAAGTGTCTTCAGGAAATCTTTCTGCGGAGCCCCTGCTCATTCAGGAATCAATTTCACTTGCTCACCAATGGCTAGCATGCTCATCTGCCTCTTTCCTGGGGTTACACTTCCCTATTCTAACAGGAAACTTCCCAGTACCAACCCAAACTGTCATGCCTGAAGCAATCTATCCTCAAAAACAGTGTCCCTCTCCATTAAGCTCCACCTTAGTAGACACTCCTAACAAAACACACACCTTCTGTCTTAAAACCAGGACTATGTCATAGAAAAATTAATCAACTATATATTAAATGCCATCTGTGCTCAACTTGGATAAGGTGTAGGACAGGGAGGTGGTGGGATTGTTTGAGGGGTCATGTGCCAGATGGTGACATCTATTTCTGCTGTCGAACCCAGAGGCTCCCCTCTCTGCCAAGTCCACCACCTGTGTAGCCACCTGTTTTCCCAGCTCCCCACTATGCAGAACAAAACTCCTGGAGCCACAGTTTGTTCATAACTACACACTGATGGCAGAACATTTTTAGGGCCAGGAAGTCCTGGAGTAGAAGTCAGCTCATACTGGAAAACAGagctttttgttttctgcttgtattattttttataagcaTCTGACAGCAAGTATTAGCTCAGCAAGTCTataaccaaattttttttttacattgtctaCTTTTTAAATGGAACATTCACATTTTCTGAAATGTGGCCAATTGTAGTGGGTTTACTTCACTGACTGTTAAAACTGCATCTTTCTACTATACCGTCTCCTTCCCAACGTTCTCCCTTTGCATCCTTGGTTGAAGACAGGCAGGGAGCTTTTAGGGACAGATTCTTCTTGCTGATCAAATGTTATAGGCAAAAGCATGAATGACTCTTAGAACTTTATCTCCTCTCACCTTCTCTAGCACAAGCCTACAGTCTGGCTTGTCAGGCTTGGGTTAAAAGAGATTTGAAAATCAATtacaaggccctggctagttggctcagtagtagagcatcagcccagcgtgtggaggtcccgggttcaattcacacaggagaagtgaccatctgcttctccacccctccctcttctctctctctctctctgtcttcccctcccacttgattggtttgagctcataggccctgggcaatgaggatggctccatggagctcccacctcaggcactaaaaaaatagcatggttgtgactatggtcccagatgggcaaagcatcagccccagacagatgttcccgggtggatcctagttgatgtgcatgaggagtctgtctctctgtctcccctcctctcacttagaaaaagaagctagaaaaatcaaCTACAAGCTGCTGAAATTTACTGTGAGTTTCTAGTGGTTAGACAATGAAATATGGGGGAGCAATACTACCCCATATTTTCTCAGATCTCAGAAGTCtgccactaaaaataaaagaataaaagaatagaagaaaaaagaaaaaaaagaagcatgcaAGAAGTATCCCCCAGAAATCCTGGCTTTCTCTTCTACACAGGGCTCATCCCCTTCTAGCTGCTCCCACCACACCTACCGCCTCTGGCCTTTCCTCCTCCTACTCTCTCatcctcccttgctctctctaccccccccccccccagtcccgtATTTTCTCTCAATGCTGCTACACTCTGTTCTGCTTCAATGGCTGCCATCACTTCTCAATAAGCCCTCTTTCTTTACAAATGTCATTTACAGACTCCTACTTGCCTTCTGTTACCAGGACAATATCTTGTATAGAGAGTGGAAAGCTGGAAGGAAGCtaacaaggagaaagagaaagagttttGAGAAATGacagcatttatatatatatgaataagagtatatgatagatgatagatagatagatagatagatagatagatagatagatagatagatggaacACTATATATATGGAAGAGTATGTGAATACATTTATTCCTGATATGTGACACAGACATAGAAATTGCCACAGGGAGTTCCATTAGCCTCTTGTGTGACAGTGGGAAGGCGGTAAAAATGGGAAGGCTAAAGTCAAAAACAATCTGGAAGCCAGGTCATTTTGGCCTGAATTTCTTTGTAGACTAACACTGCAGTTGTTGCCATATGACTAAAGTGAACTATAGCTCTTTCAAGAAAAATTCTTCTTCCTAGAACTGAGAAAAGAAGACCTAGAGCCAGAAAAAAAGTCTAGCAATTCTATTCAGCAAGCTATTTCTTCCTCGTGCTTTTGGTAAACAGTGTGGCTTTAGGATGGTAATATGGTAGCctaaagcttaaaaataaaagcaaagaacctTTCGGAGCCTGTAATGCTGCTAATCTTATTGCATAGTCATCTGAGTGAGGCTTAAAATTAGTGAGTCCTGTGTTCAGTATGACTAGTCACCAGTGTCTTTTGTTAAAGCATTCTAAATTATGCCATTTATAAGAAAGGTACGATAGTTTCTACTGCACAGCATTTCCCTCCCCTTAACATGACTGCTTCACCTGGATGCTTGCCTTCTTGACCAAAATTAAGAGAACAAACATACACTTTTACCACCAGTCCAAAAgctgaaaaacttttaaaaagtcaccaATATGTACCCACCCCAAGGAAAAAGCAAGTATATCCCTTCTGTGCCTGTGAACAACCAGGAGACATCTGGGTTCACAGATGTTGGATGAAGATTGTGGGTGAAGTCAATGCTTCTGTGTCCCCATGGTGAGATTCACAGAGCACAGCAAACAGCTAGTGGCCAATAGATGTTTGTGGAAAAATTAAAGATTGAATGAAAAGGAGAGGATTGAGGGGTAGTACTATCACTTCCTATATCCAATCTCACCTCCACAGTAACTTACGGTAGCTGCTCAGTCACCTGGAAAACAGGAAGATATCACTTACTATCCTGAACTTCCATGTCCTCTTCTCTAAGACAACCACTATCTCCCAGTAATTAAGCTTAGAGAGACAAAAGAAACCGTCTTTTATATCACAGCCAGAAACAAAAtgagttaattaattaaaaacccaataaaagtgaaaattgtgaataataataacaatacaaaCATGTATTCATAGCTTAAGCATATTATTTTaacctaaaaatataaatgtccATTTACTTATTCACCAAGCTCCTAAAGTAAACCCAAAGTATTTTCTTCTATGATGGGTCTCTAAGTAGTTTCATATA
The DNA window shown above is from Saccopteryx bilineata isolate mSacBil1 chromosome 2, mSacBil1_pri_phased_curated, whole genome shotgun sequence and carries:
- the LOC136325360 gene encoding hydroxymethylglutaryl-CoA synthase, cytoplasmic-like — its product is MPGSLPLNAEACWPKDVGIVALEIYFPSQYVDQAELEKYDGTPGVDAGKYTIGLGQAKMGFCTDREDINSLCLTVVQNLMERNSLSYDCTGRLEVGTETIIDKSKSVKTNLMQLFEESGNTDIEGVDTMNACYGGTAALFTAVNWIKYSSWDGQYALVVAGDIAVYATGNTRPTGGVGAVALLIGPNAPLIIEQGLRGTHMQHAYDFYKPDMLSEYPVVDGKLSIQCYLSALDRCYSVYRKKIHAKWQKEGNDRDFTLNDFSFMIFHSPYCKLVQKSLARMLLNDFLNDQNRDKNSIYSGLEVFGDVKLEDTYFDRDVEKAFMKASSELFNQKTKASLLVSNQNGNMYTSSVYGSLASGLAQCSPQQLAGKRIGVFSYGSGLAATLYSLKVTQDATPGSALDKITASLCDLKSRLDLRTCVAPAVFTESMKLREDTHHLVSYIPQSPVDSLAEGTWYLVRVDEKHRRTYARRPSPSEDTLDGGVGLVHPSSAAEHIPSPAKKVPRLPETATDPEAAVISNGEH